Within Romboutsia sp. CE17, the genomic segment TGTTGGAAGTATTCCTGCCTTTAATTCAGCATTATAAATTGTACTAGAAACTTGGCATACGCCTCCACCTATACCTTGAACTAGCTCACCATTTGATATAACTGGTGCATACGTATATCCATTTTCTTGAGTTACAGGACCTACTGCATTTTCATAAGAAAACTCTTCTCCAGGCATTAATAATAAATCATCTACTTTACTTGTAGCCACTTCTACATTCTTACCTCTTCCTCCACCAGTTCCATATTGAGTTGTTGCAACAGATATTTTAGTGTCAACTTTTTTTAAGTCTTCTATGTTTATCTTAGGCTCTTCTTCAATATAATTTGCCGAAATTTTAACCTCTTCATCATTTCCATCATAATTTTCTATTATAAATTTTATTTCTTCCTTTAATTTTTCTCGATCTACAACCATAGAATTTTTGCCTTCTTTTACATCTATATTCGTACCATTTATGGATATTGATGGTTCTATTGGCTCTTCACTATTTTCTTCATATACTTTATTAACCAAGTCTTCTAATGATTTTTCATTTACTTTTATATCAAACTTATAATTTCTATTTATTCCTATTGTTATTATTCCAAACTGCTTTAATGTATTTCCTTCTTTTCCATATGACATAACTTCTGTTTTTAATTCATCATCATTATAATCCTCAATTAAATCATTATAATCTATGCTGTAATTCTTATCTTTAGCTTGAATATTTATTTTATTTTTACCTAGATTATTTTTAATTTCATTAATTTTTTTATTTAAGCTCTCATTATCTAGCTTTGATATATTATTTTCATATAATATTGCTCCTGGATAAACTATTTTATGATATTTTTTTGCTACATTATTAGCAACAAATCCTATTATTAAAATTGCTCCAATACATGTACCTACTATTATCATATGCTTTTTAGTAAATTTCTTAGTTTTTTCTTGTATGTCCTCATTCTCACTTACTTTTTCTATATTAATTATTTCACTATCTTTAATTTCATATTTACTTTTATCATCATCTTCAGTGATTTTATTATTTTCATCTATATCATTTATTTCAGAAGCTTTTTGTGATATTGCTTTATCTGATTCTTCTATTTCGATTATATTTTCTTCTTTTGAATCCTTAATATCTTTATATGTATTTTCATTTGCTCTACTTTTATTTACTCCATCTTTTTCTTTATCCACTACAATTCCTCCCCAATACTTTTGTATAATTCTTTAAAGTATATGATTGA encodes:
- a CDS encoding VanW family protein, producing MDKEKDGVNKSRANENTYKDIKDSKEENIIEIEESDKAISQKASEINDIDENNKITEDDDKSKYEIKDSEIINIEKVSENEDIQEKTKKFTKKHMIIVGTCIGAILIIGFVANNVAKKYHKIVYPGAILYENNISKLDNESLNKKINEIKNNLGKNKINIQAKDKNYSIDYNDLIEDYNDDELKTEVMSYGKEGNTLKQFGIITIGINRNYKFDIKVNEKSLEDLVNKVYEENSEEPIEPSISINGTNIDVKEGKNSMVVDREKLKEEIKFIIENYDGNDEEVKISANYIEEEPKINIEDLKKVDTKISVATTQYGTGGGRGKNVEVATSKVDDLLLMPGEEFSYENAVGPVTQENGYTYAPVISNGELVQGIGGGVCQVSSTIYNAELKAGILPTERRNHSKPVSYLPRGLDATLASGSIDYKFKNTYEYPLVINTYTSGGTIYIEFWSNKNATKGIRYEAVSYVRGKVADTYLYGYDSNKNRVYEKYIDTSVYR